From the uncultured Methanomethylovorans sp. genome, the window TTCCTGATCAGGGGAGGTAAAACTTATAGTCCCAGAAGACTTTGTCGACTCAATATTCATTACAATATTCTCTTTTTCTTCTTCAGCTATAGAAGATTGTTTTTCGTTAATATTGCTGAATAATGATTCTTCTCCTTGTGGAGGAGTGAATGATACCACTTCTTCAGTGTCTTCTGCTTCGTAAAAATCTGTATCTGCAGGAGATGCGACAGCTAAATCTTCTTCTTCCTGTGCATATTGCGTCTCTTCTTGGGGATACTGTGGCTGTTCTATTATGGTATCCGGTGCACTAATTCTGTTATCTTCCGGGAATGAGTTTGTCTTTTTTACCCGGATGTCCAAGGACGGATCTAGAAGAGTAGCTCTGTCGTAGCTTCTTTTTGCTTCATCGAATTTCCCCATATCTTCGAGTATCCTGCCCTTTTTTACCCATGCACTAACATTATTAGGTTCT encodes:
- a CDS encoding tetratricopeptide repeat protein; the protein is MGLMDDVKSKKKQKEAENWFNMGIKTPDPEKKLDYFTRSLELEPNNVSAWVKKGRILEDMGKFDEAKRSYDRATLLDPSLDIRVKKTNSFPEDNRISAPDTIIEQPQYPQEETQYAQEEEDLAVASPADTDFYEAEDTEEVVSFTPPQGEESLFSNINEKQSSIAEEEKENIVMNIESTKSSGTISFTSPDQEIVPKNNVARQNSPEIINETIAATPLSEPKNDSAIYRNNTPTFDKRPAASNAPAIGNEKRKVKPETSRISSYVEMEGKNANLRIPLSETIKFWLIGAIVLLLIYLITRLI